In the genome of Bubalus kerabau isolate K-KA32 ecotype Philippines breed swamp buffalo chromosome 8, PCC_UOA_SB_1v2, whole genome shotgun sequence, one region contains:
- the LOC129658362 gene encoding replication protein A 32 kDa subunit-like has translation MGKGSRGCIPAGSGRKDIKGGVAARHSGFESYSTSSFGGACRYTQSPGGFESPTASQAEKKSRAQAQHIVPCTISQLLSATLVDEVFRIGNVEISQVTIVRIIRNAEKAATNIVYKIDGMTAAPMDVRQWVDIDDASSGNTVVPPETYVKVAGHLRSFQNNKSLVAFKIMPLEDMNEFTTCILEVVNAHMLLSKSNSQPSAGRAPISNPGMGEAGNFGGNNFIPANGLTVAQNQVLNLIKACPKPEGLNFQDLKNQLQHMSVASIKLAVDFLSNEGHICSTVDDDHFKSTDAE, from the exons atggggaaggggagcAGAGGGTGTATTCCTGCAGGATCAGGGAGGAAGGACATCAAAGGAGGAGTGGCTGCAAG gcacaGTGGATTTGAAAGCTATAGCACCTCCTCTTTCGGGGGAGCCTGCCGCTACACACAGTCCCCTGGGGGCTTTGAATCTCCAACAGCTTCCCAGGCCGAAAAGAAATCCAGAGCTCAAGCTCAGCACATTGTACCCTGTACCATATCTCAGCTGCTTTCTGCTACTCTGGTTGATGAAGTATTCAGAATTGGAAATGTTGAGATTTCACAGGTCACTATTGTGCGGATTATCAGAAATGCAGAGAAGGCTGCAACCAACATTGTTTACAAGATAGATGGCATGACAGCTGCACCCATGGATGTTCGCCAGTGGGTTGACATAGATGATGCCAGCAGTGGAAACACTGTGGTCCCTCCAGAAACATATGTGAAAGTGGCTGGTCATCTGAGATCTTTCCAGAACAATAAAAGCCTGGTAGCCTTTAAGATTATGCCTCTGGAGGATATGAATGAGTTCACCACATGTATTCTGGAAGTAGTCAATGCGCACATGTTGCTGAGCAAGTCGAACAGCCAGCCTTCAGCAGGGAGAGCGCCTATCAGCAATCCAGGAATGGGTGAAGCTGGGAACTTCGGTGGGAATAACTTCATACCAGCAAATGGCCTCACTGTGGCCCAGAACCAGGTGCTGAATTTGATCAAGGCTTGCCCAAAACCTGAAGGACTGAACTTTCAGGATCTCAAGAACCAACTCCAGCACATGTCCGTAGCCTCAATCAAGCTAGCTGTGGATTTTCTAAGCAACGAGGGACACATCTGTTCCACCGTGGATGATGATCATTTTAAATCCACAGATGCAGAATAA